Below is a genomic region from Hevea brasiliensis isolate MT/VB/25A 57/8 chromosome 3, ASM3005281v1, whole genome shotgun sequence.
gagctcagctcaccctccacatactcatcaatataataataaatgggagctcagctccctcatccaatccatcaacatgcataatatatttaagtttacaggtccaacatgatgaaaatattacagaccaaattcaaataaatactgctaacacatgcggaaattctaagagtaaataaaattacacaaacatggataaacaacctgcgaaggataaaagcaggttaacccagaataaaatatcctcctgtggcctgtaaaaatttttgaacaggagtgagcgttcgactcagagagtaaaatatcaatcttaactataatctctataactatctgaactaatgcaccctgtagagtgaaatgcaacataaacaacattttcacatcataacatcaaaaaggtaatttggagcactcacgcaccctgtagcatcaatcatatcatattgggagctgatcccctatacagctctcttaaatccaacctggtgccagcgaattactcaagctcggacttccacttaataaccaaatcgagggtcccagcgaattactcaagccgtgactacccctcgaaggaatgggtcccagcgaattactcaagccgtgactaccccgtcctatccatagtccacaccacatcacacgcacgccaacgcacgcacactgctccaaattaccacaacaacatccatggcacatcaacagttacgaatgcaacataaatcgtgcctagagtttaactacataaatatatgcatataagtgatgcatgggcatgctgaacatataataatattgaaattacagttaaaattaatattttactcacagacttgacgacaaattactgtggcggctgggcggaggaagaaggctgtcccggctcacctgacaattacattacatctatttaataaatttgactcaatacaacaaagaaacagatcaagtacgtcctaagtcgtgccgaaaatccggcagagtctcccctatacctaggacctacccaacctgcaaaagggctaaaaacgcacttctatattcacaatccatatgtccacaactcaatcacaacacacagcccctcctgggcccatcaaatcagtcatccattacaatacgcaaaatttcaatttaatccttattattgatcatttttgcaaaaactgcccaaacaagctctaaaaattataaaactttgccccgcggtccttagcaatattactaagctattgcaaaaagaatcgtaattttccaagctaccacgaatattttatggatttttaatcctatttaagcactagaaaattacgaaaaagcaaggttcgggtttacctttgccgattccgacttcgggaacgcgctcgggacgtctgacaatggggggctagccaaaacctcggcccaattcggagacttttccggtaacgggtctgtctggcccgaaatttgcagacccggtcaactgtcgaatttccgcgaatcgaggatacctacacgaagcccataacacgggggttagcacataaatttttcagaattttctaagctcatttaatgctcgaaattacactgcgaagtttcgtgggacccaccgaaaaacggtgtcggaaaaattcgaaatttatgtcgttgcgaagctctcgacgaatggagcgtgctggtagcctcggtttcctcgtgggattcacggttttcgagaaatctagcccaaaagtcgaaatgggctaaaatcttcccgagcaaaaatcggacaaaccgctcgatggatttcggcgttcttggtgtctatggaaagctctcgccgagtagatgattttagacacaagacccggtccaatcggtggccggatcggccggttgTGCAGAAATGAGCGGCAGCgcagggaggggaggagagagaaaagaaagagaaagagagggacgacgcgcgggagaagaaaaaggaaagggagccggttcgattcgaccggtccgatccggtccggttcgattcagccggttcgattcgaaatacaaaattttgaatttttactctgcctcgggaccgaaaacgaggtccaaaaattccgaaaaaattccataaaactcataaaaatacgtagactccaaatatatttttagttttgccacgtggtctttaaattaatttttaaaaatcattaaagtttatattttcgaaaaatcgaacccgatttttaaaatccgaaaaatctcaaaaaaattcctaaaatttaaataaaattaaaataccaaaaatactcataaataataaaatttggggtgttacatatatactCAGATCTATTAATAAGGACAGGTATGAGGATTTGTTGATTCAAGATTTATTATCAATGATAAATCTAAGAGATATATCTATAATATACTTCAAACGGATACAGATATAaaggttaataaaaaaaattaaaaaaaaaaagagaaaaagagaattgtCATCAATGAAAACACCTACGGGCGATCACTCATAataccaaaagaatgaaaggagGAAGGAATAAAAGCTTACATAATTTCAGTCTTCAAATTATCATATCATACATCATTTTAACCctcaaaattttatatatttttttattgatgataatatatgaattaaaattataagtttaaAATAAGAAATATCAGAATATAATTTAGAGCAAACTTCAAAATATTTCCCACTTTCTTCCaacattttttaataaaatatgtggattcAATTATTGAAAAGTCTGGTCCATATATAATGCCCATATACAAAATTTCACCATGatgttttattgaatttttttttccttcactAAGAATTTTCTTTCTCTTTACCAAGAATTTTCTTTTATAAAAAGACAAAATTGTGGTCTCTTCTTCTATCCTTTAATTGCCACTGTCTTAATGCTCAACATCCAATAGAGGTGTAAAGACCTCTCCAAcagaaagaaagaaataaaaaaagaattCCCACCAAAAAAAAGAGCATCCAATgataccaaattgacctaaattagTCATGCTTCTAATTGGTGGACTTAGTGTGCAATGGTTGAAAGCAACTATGCAATTTGTGAATTCTTCCTCTAAAATAATTGTCCTTTGCTTAAATGATTGAACATCTCCTAAAAGCTAATTTTTGATTCATTAATCTAAAGAGGGTGAATTGCTTCTTTTGTGCTTTCCATATGGCTTGTGTTTTGAGAAGAGTTGAAATTTgctttattagtcatttcacaaaaGCATATTCATTATAGGACAATAAGATGTTGACTTTGTCCCTATACTTTGCATATTGCCTATTTGTAACCTCATTGCTATGGCCTATTTCTTGTGGtaattaacttgattacattataGGATTAGGTTGGTATTTAAATCTCTAAATTAAGAAAACACTTGGTAGGTGTCAATTATATGGTATAAATAAAGTAGACTATATCCTATAAATTACTATTTTGGATGAATCAAAATGGCTATATGTCAAGCAAACCTCAAGAGTTAATTATCCACTTtattaattaagatttaaattaatctcaatatcaaattatattttttttctttatcaatcTCTTAATTATAATGTAAATAATTTGTTTTTAATTGAAGAAAAAATAGATTTAATGTAATACACATAAAATCAATGGTATAAAAATATCTAGAATGCAGTTATTATCTTATGTGAAAATgagtataattattaaattaaatatttatatctaaatttgtatagatattttaattaattttacatatattttaataaaaatatttgatctaatagttattttattaaatttatttttatatgagatCAAAATTATATTAGATTAGATATACTCAAATATCTATTCTAAAGACTCATAATGAATTGAAAAGGTGAAGTTTTGTAGGTTCAAGAACCTCCAAAATTCTTAAGCATTTGTTTGGGAGGTtgtttttttttaagtaatagaAGGTTTTTCAAGTCTCTATATTTTAACCCACTAAATTAGTGGGTTAATAAGATTGGATAAATTATTATCTAacccttatattttaataaaattaattatttaatctctatattttaaaaaatacataatttaatttttgtaatttgcgttcgttaaattatttagtcatttcattaatttttttcgttaattaatagtgattaaattactatttagtctctctattttaatgaaactaattagttaataccaatattttgaaaaaatatattagttaatttttataatttgattttattaactatttagtcacataattatttttaatatctagATTATCTTAATTATCTCTCTCTATATTTTTTCTCCTCTACAGCTAATACTCTTCTCCCACTCATTCTCTCTTTATTTTCATCTGTTGATAAAAATAATATAAGTCGTTTATATaaaaaagttaataaattttCTCAAATTTCTAAGTAATTAAGAAAAATTCTTTTACATTAGAGAAAATATAAAGTGATGtctaaagaaataaaaatttaaaaaaatattataaattcatatttattatctacatagtaaaatttttatttttatctaaaaatatattttttaaaatattatatttttaaaatatataaattaattaattatttttatttaaataaaaaattaaataatataattttttaaaatataaaaaattaattatttatttatttaaaataaaaaattaaataataatttaaatatcatagataacataaaattttaacttttttaatGGAATTGAATTAGGATCAGCTTTGCAAGTGTTGCGGATTGCCTGCCTCTAATCAATTCGTTACTGGTAAAGGCACCGTTAAATAAATATCAACAGAATTATTATATGTGCAATGCCATTTAAGACATTATAAAGGAAGTGAGTAAATAGTCCTAACCCCCACCGTCGCATGTCAGTCTCTATTCAGTGAATTAATACGGTTAATTAATAAGAAGTaccattaatttagtttaatttttaatatttttatttttatttaatttttttacagttttgttttgttttcattcaattttttgttataattaatttaatttaattatcttaactcGATTTTAAAATTGGGCTGGGAGTAATTGAAAAGCAAGCGTAGAGAGTGTTCTAGTGAGAGAGGGCATGTGAATTCATTTACTAGGTTTAGGTTTTGCTGCATTTTAGTGATGCAGAGCTGGCAAAACAAAAACCAAAAGTGAAAGCAAAGTCATCTCGACTTAAATGACGCGTTTTAAATGCTTTTTGTGCTTCCCCaaactataaaataattttttttttttttttaattttcaaacgtTACGATGAGAGAAACTGAAAAGGAAGATCACCACCACCGCATGCCATGCTcttccatttctctctctctctctctctctctctcacttgtCTTCCCCCAGTGCGCGTAGGTGCCTCACATTCTCTCCATGACTTTTCCTCTCTgagttttatttttttctttcttatgaTTAATATTTCCCTCTTAAACTTTctttatttacttttatttattacagtttaaaaattattttattatttttaaaaattaaaatataataaataatttttttaaaatttatttttattttattaatataataataattattaaaataattaatattatcaaacAATTTTAGTAacggagaaaaaaaaaaactctaattaATCTTTTAATGataaataagagaaaaaaaataagagaaaacttttaaaaaataaaaaattattattattagagacggttgctagcattttttttttttaaggatgtAAATTTATACATGTAttactattttatttatattatttgataacataatatttatattaatatttaaaaattaataaattaatttataaaaaattatcttttttattaaaaaaatatttaaaaaaataaataaaatattattattatttttatatttaataattaatttaataattatttttatcaaatatttttattttaaaattattatatattaaaagggaataaaatcttataaaatatatatttattattaattgttaaaaaataaataaatgacgtAGACCAATAACATGGCAAATATTAAAAGTGATGCTTATCGATAATAGTgcctttttatatatttattttttctttagaagaaatttattttcttgaattaaatgaGGAATTAATGGAGCAAAAGTAGTGCATAATAACTTTTGAGGGAACAGAAGCGTGCATAATTAAAGGTGTTTGTTTTTCTTAATCTTGGTGATCAAAGTACTTAAGTACACTATAAAATATTcgacaaaaaatttaaaaaaatataataaagttgACCACGAGAAAATATTTTCAAAGATCTAGCTAGATTACTGCCACCACTCATGGGTGAGATTGAGGTCCAAGCAATTATAGTGTAcaatttctaaaataataaataaataaataatttatcatataatAAAATCACACATATCATattaatttgtattttatttaattaaaaataaaattttaattattcacattaaaattaaaaaataaattttatttaattttaaaatttaactctCAAATTCATTTGTCAATCAAGCTTTATCCAAATTAAAAGATGTATTATCAACTAAAATCTTTATTTCAAAGGGAGATTGCAAATAATACATCTAAATTGTTAATTTATGTGAGTTTTaagtatattaaataataaaactgATAAAATATTGCAAttcattcattattttttttatttaataactaAAGATGAATTAATATGTTGATTACATATAAAAATAAGTTTGTATTTTTAAGTATTTATCTGATCAAACTCTATTAAAAtgtgtttaaataatatataattcatttaaaatttatttaaatttaaaaaataatatctgtaatatattttaattaaatttaaattttatatattaggtATTTATTACCTGatcttatttatataaattattaattaaatataaaatatatatgtctttttataataatatttatttatataattaaagggatgtaaataatattcaaataataataataattaaatttaggatgagtttaaattatttaaaataatttttagtaaaattttaaacaaatgtaaatattaaaaatattaattaaatttaaatttaaatagtgAATATCAGCTACTCTTTGTTTTTTTGTCAATGAGCTATAACCATAGTTTTTAAATTCGATCCGGTCTAAAAATCGTGAAGGAAGAGGGTTAAAGatttaaaattaattgagattaaaCCGAGATTACAATGCAATCATAAAATTCTGTATAATAATGCTATCAATTTAATACAAATCATATTCACAAATTatgttatatattatatttaattaaaaaaatataatataattatttatataaattatatttaaaataactcATCGTAACACAAAGTAACAATTTAAAAAGGCTAAACACTTAAATTGTATTTTTTCAGTCTCTTCAAAGTAAGAATTTAACAAAATAAAGGCATTTTGATTAAATTGATTAAataggaaaataataataataaaactccGCTTCAAAGGGTATTTGATTGGTCCACCGGATTTTAATGATAGGTGAGTTTTGAAAATGATTTGAGCTATTTAATGAACTGATTCATgattttcatttaaatttcaaAATCATGATTATAACTCAATGGTATCAAGATCGTCCATAGAACTATAAATTCTTGTGTTCGAGTCATATTCagaatcaaatattaaaaaacaAAACTTTTCTTTTTCAACTTTCCTTACTAATGAGATGGAttgcattaaaaaaaattattataaatgagaTGGAATCAAGTACGTGTACCATTTGATAAATATTCATTAATTTTCTTTGCTTATATAAATCCAAAATGGTTATTGCTTTTGGCCATTTTCGTTGTCACCTACTGATTTTGCTGATCTCACTTGGAATCTAACCATTcccataattatatatatattttttataattaataacactaattacaattaaaaaacaaaactaattattcccttttttttccaaaaaaataaaattaaataaataaaaacaactATTTATAGAAACAACAAATCCTCTATTTCCCTTATTTTTTTTCCTCTCAAAttctattttcctttattttttttttctgatttcCTTGCTAGCAGTCTCTATAAACACCAGAATCTACTTCCCATGAACATATGTGCTTCATAATGATTGAATTAAGATCATAATTATCATTACCTCTTTGGATTATTCTATAATTACCCCACTTGCTTGATGAGTTTGACTCATTGAGTTTACTCGCTTCTGTGATTGACTCGGTAGATTTTATCAAATTTATGTTCTTCAATATGTGCACATTGCTCACTAGTTGACCCAAAATTGCAGACTCGGTTATTGAGTTCTTCTTCTTGTGTTGCATGGCAGCTCGGACGATTTCGGTTAGCATTGCTTTTGAAAACCGGCGAGTTCCCTGAGTTCCTCCCATCAAAATCGCTGAGTTAACTGGAGATTGAGACTGGGTTTTGTCTGAGTTGTTGTTCCTTTTGCCATGCTTTGTTGAGCTGGTAGTTTGTTGTTTTGTTGATATGTACACTGACTCTGGACTCTGATTCCTGACTAGGCCGAGTGGATCACTGAGTAATACCAGCTTTTTCACGTCCACTAACATCATGTGCTTAAAATTTCTCCTAACTCGACCGAGCAACATTGGATAACAAGCCCATCTTCTCAAACTCATTGGTACATGGTCTAAGAACCCAGAAAGCGAGTTCTCTGGATCAAGCTCACTCGCTTCAAAACCTACTACTGACCCGTAACTGAACTGAGTCGACTTACCTTCACTTTCTTCCGAGTCATTGTAACCATTAACCCGAATTCTTTTCCCCCATAGAGGCTCTCCCAGTTCCTTCTTCCCACGCTTCACAAACTGAGTCACGTCAAATCTCAACGGAGGCACCGACACTGAGTCATGACTCGTGTTGTTCAATTCTATGTATTGACGAACGAGTTTCAAGAACGAGTCGCTCTCTTCTTGAATCAAAGCTTCAAATCTTGATGCAGATGAGGAAGAACCGAATATGAAAACTAAATCAGCTCTGGCTGTGAGACCCGACCTATGCAATAGTCTCAAGAAAAGCCTGAACTCATCTTCATTGGTGTCTTCCACTACATGACCAACAATAAGATCACTCATGGCTCTGGTTCCACGGTTATAGAGCTTGCCCATTCCCTGTAAAgcaaaagaagagagaaattcaCTTCTTTTACGACCATTTCTAGGTTGATATCGGCTTGTCCAAATGCTGTAAAACCAAGAAAATTTGGATTTTGCCTGGTGGGTCTTGATGAACTTGTTAGGAGCGTTATCTGAGAGAAATCTACGAGGAGTTTTAATGGTGGTGGTGGGATTGGGGATCGTGGGTTCGAAGGTGGAGAGAGTGAAGAGGAGGAGGGTGAGGAAGAGTAGAAGAGCACAAATAGAGATGGTGGATTGAGCTTTTGTGAGGATGGGGCTATTGGAGTTGGTTCTTTTGATGGTTTTGCTGCTACTACTGGGGCTTGAAGAGGGACTAGCTTTATCGACAATGGCGGTGGAAGTGGTGGTGGGGGCGGCGGCGGCGGAGGCGGAGTTATCTTCAGGGAAGAAAACGAAGAGTAATCCCATGCCCCAATTTTCGTAGCTACTCTTGGCCTTGGACTTGGCTGTGATTCCCATTTCTCTCTTTCTCTGCGCTTTCGGTATGGTGGACTGGTGCTCACTACTGGGCAAAGCTTGTGACTCTGTGATGCTGAGCTTTTTCTTTTTCGCTTCTAATTAATATTGCCTTTTGCTttcaaaaataatactaataaattattttatgtattttatctaTAATTTATCAATCTTTATTCGGGTAATTTAGAACATGTCCGCGAAGTGTAGCATAATTCATAATTCATAGCTTAGTcctgatttattttttaattaaaatttagtcttttcatttaaattttattaacaaattagtcctttaaataatttaaaatttttatataatatttaaatataaaataaataaataattaaatataaaatttaaatatatagatTATTTTGCTGATAaaacaaaatttgaaaattattttattaataaaataaaattttaaatacttatatattttaaattgaaaaggtattaacgaaattaataattaatttaaatggtaaaaattaatttattaatataattaaattttaaaaattaaattattatttaaaaatataagagattaatatataaattttattatatctcAAGGacttaattataaattatctTTTTATTAAATACAACAACTTCATCATATGTGTGGTATTCATGTGATTGTGCTGTTCGTATAAAATTATAAGGCCAAGTATATAAAGTGCAACCTGCGTTTTCACAAGAAAAATTTGGTGGGATTgtaaacttttattttaaattattaaatcctttacttttttatatttattaaatataaatttatttaattgacaTATTACGTCAACAGACATATGTCGAATAAAAATAGGCCAAATATATTATTTGATACTTAATTTTTACAAGGAAAAGTCAGTTGGCTTCCGATAATTTTTTATCAACATTTAATATCTAATACTTTAAAATCTGTAATAATTTGACACCTAACACTGGGAGACTAATGACCGTGATAGATATACGTGATGACGATGTGGAAACTAATGCTAACATGGTTATTCTGAACATAACTCAAGGCCTTCATTTTTGTATCTTTTACGATTAACATAAAAGAATCATGTCATTTCTCTCTCTACCATTATGGCCACCACCATCAACTCCCCTATCTCCAGCCACCACCACTGCCGGAACTACCTCCACATAGAATCTCTTCCTTCATTAATCTCTACCTTCTCTCTCAGTCCAAACTCCTCTCCTCCTTTCTCTGCTTCTCCTCTTCTTCTCTCCATTATCACCCAAACGATGTTGACGTTGCCACTCCTAAAATCAATTGCTTTGTTTCAACTAATGCATTGGTAACCACAAACAGTCCTTTTCCTGCCTTTTAGAAGCTAGGGTTTATGGTAATGGAGACCCTTATTTCTAtatgaaaaattcaaattttcttaTTCTttgcttattttttaaaaaaatttatgaatgaaaaataacTTGTGGCACTTTTTCTCAAAAATTTAtatgtataaaaaataatttaaattaaatatttcattATATTTAACTAAGACATACATCACCATAAGATATAAGCATTTATAAGAACTCTTCAAAAATTTATGTAAATAAAAATAGGGGAAAATACACTTTAGTAATATGTATTTTGA
It encodes:
- the LOC110645799 gene encoding uncharacterized protein LOC110645799, which produces MGITAKSKAKSSYENWGMGLLFVFFPEDNSASAAAAPTTTSTAIVDKASPSSSPSSSSKTIKRTNSNSPILTKAQSTISICALLLFLTLLLFTLSTFEPTIPNPTTTIKTPRRFLSDNAPNKFIKTHQAKSKFSWFYSIWTSRYQPRNGRKRSEFLSSFALQGMGKLYNRGTRAMSDLIVGHVVEDTNEDEFRLFLRLLHRSGLTARADLVFIFGSSSSASRFEALIQEESDSFLKLVRQYIELNNTSHDSVSVPPLRFDVTQFVKRGKKELGEPLWGKRIRVNGYNDSEESEGKSTQFSYGSVVGFEASELDPENSLSGFLDHVPMSLRRWACYPMLLGRVRRNFKHMMLVDVKKLVLLSDPLGLVRNQSPESVYISTKQQTTSSTKHGKRNNNSDKTQSQSPVNSAILMGGTQGTRRFSKAMLTEIVRAAMQHKKKNSITESAILGQLVSNVHILKNINLIKSTESITEASKLNESNSSSKWGNYRIIQRGNDNYDLNSIIMKHICSWEVDSGVYRDC